A stretch of Mesorhizobium sp. M2A.F.Ca.ET.046.03.2.1 DNA encodes these proteins:
- a CDS encoding DUF2735 domain-containing protein, with translation MQVMQPRPSAKILMFPLAGRKSASNLGAKAKFAAELATLRGEHADFDGWYHEAAVEEENQRKS, from the coding sequence ATGCAGGTCATGCAACCGCGTCCGTCGGCAAAAATCCTGATGTTCCCGCTGGCAGGGCGCAAGTCTGCCTCAAATTTAGGCGCCAAGGCGAAATTCGCGGCAGAGCTTGCGACGCTTCGCGGCGAGCACGCCGACTTTGACGGCTGGTATCACGAAGCAGCCGTCGAGGAAGAAAATCAGCGCAAGAGCTGA
- a CDS encoding NAD(P)H-hydrate dehydratase translates to MRNELLSTAEMAEADRLAIAAGPLDGYGLMQRAGEAVATLVLARHPGAKRAHVLCGPGNNGGDGYVVARLLAEAGVDVALWALGEPRPGSDAALAAAACTLERRPLSALTPEDGSLVVDALFGAGLSKPLSGDAKAAVDIVTGMNLPVVAIDLPSGVSADSGEVLGSAFLAVLTVTFARKKPGHLLLPGRERCGEIVLADIGIRDEIIDEIAPRTLENRPGLWIANFPTPAVDAHKYKRGHTSVFSGGPLATGAARLSALAAARSGAGAVTVLSPANAMQVNAAHLTSIMLRKVDAIEDVHDLIGDRRPSSFVLGPGFGIGDKARDFTLAVLARKRQDGGVEGLVLDADGITSFRNGASTLFEAAGRPDAPALIMTPHEGEFGRLFADIAGNKALSKLAKAREAAQRANAVIVYKGADSVIAAPDGRAAINGNGAPWLATAGSGDVLAGIIAGLLAQGMPAFEAACAGVWIHAEAGSRFGPGLIAEDLPLAMLPVLRELMQNTIR, encoded by the coding sequence ATGCGCAATGAACTTCTATCGACGGCCGAAATGGCCGAGGCGGACAGACTAGCGATCGCGGCCGGGCCGCTCGACGGCTACGGTTTGATGCAACGCGCCGGCGAAGCAGTCGCGACCCTGGTGCTGGCGCGCCACCCGGGCGCGAAGAGGGCGCATGTGCTGTGCGGCCCCGGCAACAATGGCGGCGACGGTTATGTCGTGGCGCGGCTGTTGGCCGAGGCTGGCGTCGATGTGGCTCTGTGGGCGTTGGGCGAACCGCGGCCAGGCAGTGACGCCGCGCTCGCGGCTGCCGCCTGCACCCTGGAGCGGCGACCGCTGTCGGCCCTCACGCCCGAAGACGGTTCGCTGGTCGTCGACGCGCTCTTTGGCGCAGGCCTGTCGAAACCGCTATCCGGCGACGCCAAGGCCGCGGTCGACATCGTGACAGGGATGAACCTGCCGGTTGTCGCGATCGACCTGCCTTCGGGCGTTTCCGCCGATAGCGGCGAAGTTCTCGGCTCGGCATTTCTCGCGGTCCTCACGGTGACCTTCGCGCGAAAGAAGCCCGGGCACCTGCTGCTGCCGGGCCGCGAGCGATGCGGCGAGATCGTGTTGGCCGATATCGGCATTCGCGACGAGATCATCGACGAGATCGCGCCAAGGACCCTCGAGAACCGGCCCGGGCTTTGGATCGCGAACTTTCCTACGCCGGCGGTCGACGCGCACAAATACAAGCGCGGCCATACGAGCGTCTTTTCGGGCGGCCCATTGGCTACCGGCGCGGCGCGGCTGTCGGCGTTGGCGGCCGCAAGAAGCGGGGCAGGGGCCGTCACCGTGCTCTCGCCGGCAAACGCCATGCAGGTCAACGCGGCGCATCTGACCTCCATCATGCTGCGCAAGGTCGACGCGATCGAGGACGTGCATGACCTGATCGGCGATCGCCGGCCGTCCAGCTTTGTCCTCGGCCCCGGCTTCGGCATCGGCGACAAGGCGCGCGATTTCACGCTCGCCGTGCTGGCCAGGAAGCGACAGGACGGCGGCGTCGAGGGCCTCGTGCTCGACGCCGACGGCATCACCTCCTTCCGCAATGGAGCCTCGACGCTGTTCGAGGCAGCCGGCAGACCGGATGCGCCAGCGTTGATCATGACGCCGCATGAGGGTGAGTTCGGCAGGCTGTTCGCGGACATTGCGGGCAACAAGGCGTTGTCGAAGCTCGCCAAGGCGCGCGAAGCCGCGCAGCGTGCCAACGCGGTGATCGTCTACAAGGGCGCCGACAGCGTGATCGCTGCGCCGGACGGCCGCGCCGCGATCAACGGCAATGGCGCGCCCTGGCTTGCCACCGCCGGTTCGGGCGACGTGCTGGCAGGCATCATCGCCGGCCTCCTTGCCCAAGGCATGCCGGCCTTCGAAGCGGCTTGCGCCGGGGTCTGGATCCATGCAGAGGCGGGCAGCCGCTTTGGGCCGGGCTTGATAGCCGAAGACCTGCCCCTGGCCATGCTGCCGGTTCTTCGCGAATTGATGCAGAACACTATCCGATGA
- a CDS encoding P-II family nitrogen regulator: MKKIEAIIKPFKLDEVKEALQEAGLQGITVTEAKGFGRQKGHTELYRGAEYVVDFLPKVKIEVVLGDEAVEGAIEAIRKAAQTGRIGDGKIFVSNIEEVVRIRTGETGIDAI, from the coding sequence ATGAAAAAGATCGAAGCGATCATCAAGCCATTCAAGCTGGACGAAGTGAAGGAAGCGCTTCAAGAGGCCGGGCTGCAAGGCATCACCGTCACCGAGGCCAAGGGTTTCGGCCGTCAGAAGGGGCATACCGAGCTTTATCGCGGCGCCGAATATGTCGTCGACTTCCTGCCCAAGGTGAAGATCGAAGTGGTGCTCGGCGACGAAGCCGTTGAAGGCGCCATCGAGGCCATCCGGAAAGCGGCGCAAACGGGCCGTATCGGCGATGGAAAAATCTTCGTTTCCAACATAGAGGAAGTCGTGCGCATCCGTACCGGCGAGACCGGTATCGACGCCATCTGA
- a CDS encoding glutamine synthetase beta-grasp domain-containing protein, whose amino-acid sequence MTKYKLEYIWLDGYVPTPSLRGKTQIKEFAEFPTLEQLPLWGFDGSSTNQAEGHSSDCVLKPVDVYPDPARTNGVLVMCEVMMPDGVTPHVSNKRATILDDEGAWFGFEQEYFFYKDGRPLGFPESGYPAPQGPYYTGVGYKNVGDVARTIVEEHLDLCLAAGINHEGINAEVAKGQWEFQIFGKGSKKAADQMWMARYLLLRLTEKYGIDIEFHCKPLGDTDWNGSGMHANFSTAYMREVGGKAYFEALMAQFDKNLMDHIAVYGPDNDKRLTGKHETAPWNKFSYGVADRGASIRVPHSFVKNDYKGYLEDRRPNSQGDPYQIASQILKTISQVSTDAVSAAA is encoded by the coding sequence ATGACCAAATACAAGCTCGAGTATATCTGGCTCGACGGATATGTCCCGACCCCCAGCCTGCGCGGCAAGACCCAGATCAAGGAGTTTGCCGAGTTCCCGACGCTCGAGCAGCTGCCGCTGTGGGGTTTCGACGGCTCGTCCACCAACCAGGCCGAGGGCCACAGCTCCGACTGCGTGCTGAAGCCGGTCGACGTTTATCCGGATCCGGCCCGCACCAATGGCGTGCTGGTCATGTGCGAAGTCATGATGCCCGATGGCGTGACCCCGCATGTCTCCAACAAGCGCGCCACCATCCTCGACGACGAGGGCGCCTGGTTCGGCTTCGAGCAGGAGTATTTCTTCTATAAGGACGGCCGTCCGCTCGGCTTCCCCGAGAGCGGCTATCCGGCGCCGCAGGGCCCGTACTACACCGGCGTCGGCTACAAGAATGTCGGTGATGTCGCCCGCACGATCGTCGAGGAGCATCTCGACCTCTGCCTCGCCGCCGGCATCAACCATGAAGGCATCAACGCCGAAGTGGCGAAGGGCCAGTGGGAATTCCAGATCTTCGGCAAGGGCTCCAAGAAGGCCGCCGACCAGATGTGGATGGCTCGCTACCTGCTCCTGCGTCTGACCGAGAAATACGGCATCGACATCGAGTTCCACTGCAAGCCGCTGGGTGATACCGACTGGAACGGCTCGGGCATGCATGCCAACTTCTCGACCGCCTATATGCGCGAAGTCGGCGGCAAGGCCTATTTCGAGGCGCTGATGGCGCAGTTCGACAAGAACCTGATGGATCACATCGCTGTCTACGGTCCGGACAACGACAAGCGCCTGACCGGCAAGCACGAGACCGCGCCGTGGAACAAATTCTCCTACGGCGTCGCCGACCGCGGCGCCTCGATCCGCGTTCCGCACTCCTTCGTCAAGAACGACTACAAGGGCTATCTGGAAGATCGCCGCCCGAACTCGCAGGGCGACCCCTACCAGATCGCTTCGCAGATCCTGAAGACGATCTCGCAGGTTTCGACCGACGCCGTTTCGGCCGCCGCCTGA
- the glnA gene encoding type I glutamate--ammonia ligase, whose product MTTAKDIMKQIKDNDVKFVDLRFTDPRGKLQHVTMDVVEVEEDMFADGVMFDGSSIAGWKAINESDMVLMPDTDTVHMDPFFAQSTMVILCDILDPISGEAYNRDPRGTAKKAEAYMKSEGIGDTIYVGPEAEFFVFDDVKYKADPYNTGFRLDSTELPSNDDTDYETGNLGHRPRIKGGYFPVPPIDSAQDMRSEMLTVLAEMGVRVEKHHHEVAAAQHELGIKFDTLVRNADKMLIYKYVVHQVANAYGKTATFMPKPVFGDNGSGMHVHQSIWKGGKPTFAGNEYAGLSETCLYYIGGIIKHAKAINAFTNPLTNSYKRLVPGYEAPVLLAYSARNRSASCRIPFGSSPKSKRVEVRFPDPGANPYLGFAAMLMAGLDGIKNKIHPGQPMDKDLYDLPPKELKKIPTVCGSLREALQNLDKDRGFLKAGGVFDDDQIDAYIELKMAEVMRFEMTPHPVEYDMYYSV is encoded by the coding sequence ATGACGACAGCCAAAGACATCATGAAGCAGATCAAGGACAATGATGTGAAATTCGTCGACCTGCGCTTCACCGATCCACGCGGCAAGCTGCAGCATGTGACGATGGATGTCGTCGAGGTCGAGGAAGACATGTTCGCCGATGGCGTCATGTTCGACGGCTCCTCGATCGCTGGCTGGAAGGCTATCAACGAGTCCGACATGGTGCTGATGCCCGACACGGATACCGTCCACATGGATCCGTTCTTCGCGCAGTCGACCATGGTCATCCTGTGCGACATCCTCGATCCGATCTCGGGCGAGGCCTACAATCGCGATCCGCGCGGTACCGCCAAGAAGGCCGAAGCCTACATGAAGTCGGAAGGCATCGGCGACACCATCTATGTCGGCCCCGAAGCCGAGTTCTTCGTGTTCGACGACGTGAAGTACAAGGCAGACCCCTACAACACCGGATTCCGTCTGGACTCCACCGAACTGCCGTCCAATGACGACACCGACTACGAGACCGGCAATCTCGGCCACCGCCCGCGCATCAAGGGCGGCTACTTCCCCGTGCCGCCGATCGATTCCGCCCAGGACATGCGTTCCGAAATGCTGACCGTGCTGGCCGAGATGGGCGTGCGCGTCGAGAAGCACCACCACGAAGTCGCCGCCGCCCAGCATGAGCTCGGCATCAAGTTCGACACGCTGGTGCGCAACGCCGACAAGATGCTGATCTACAAGTATGTCGTGCACCAGGTCGCCAATGCCTACGGCAAGACGGCCACCTTCATGCCGAAGCCGGTGTTCGGCGACAACGGCTCGGGCATGCATGTGCACCAGTCGATCTGGAAGGGCGGCAAGCCGACCTTCGCCGGCAACGAATATGCGGGCCTGTCGGAAACCTGCCTCTATTACATCGGCGGCATCATCAAGCACGCCAAGGCGATCAACGCCTTCACCAACCCGCTCACCAACTCCTACAAGCGTCTGGTGCCGGGCTATGAAGCGCCGGTGCTGCTCGCCTATTCGGCGCGCAACCGCTCGGCTTCCTGCCGCATTCCGTTCGGCTCCTCGCCGAAGTCGAAGCGCGTCGAGGTCCGCTTCCCCGATCCGGGCGCGAACCCCTATCTCGGTTTCGCCGCCATGCTGATGGCCGGCCTCGACGGCATCAAGAACAAGATCCATCCCGGACAGCCGATGGACAAGGACCTCTACGACCTGCCGCCGAAGGAGCTGAAGAAGATCCCGACCGTCTGCGGCTCGCTGCGCGAGGCGTTGCAGAACCTCGACAAGGATCGCGGATTCCTGAAGGCCGGCGGCGTCTTCGACGACGATCAGATCGATGCGTATATCGAGCTCAAGATGGCCGAGGTGATGCGCTTCGAAATGACCCCGCATCCGGTCGAGTACGACATGTACTATTCTGTCTGA